From Acidimicrobiia bacterium, one genomic window encodes:
- a CDS encoding fibronectin type III domain-containing protein, translating to MGCRTRVLAGVVAVLTVGSVVGVASGVASAGSPGWSLAPTVTVGTAQNTLTSVTCPSPTDCVAVGNYEHDEDGTVSYRTLIESWDGENWSVADSPNPSTSGNYLNSVSCASESSCVAVGRYERGRTYGTLIETWDGSSWTATAGPNDGDTFRTLLGVSCASATSCVAVGEYDVDNTQVTLLDTWDGESWTVTPTPNLGTTLNTLTSVSCTGATSCVAVGFYADEQSPNHTLVLTWDGLSWSTTPSPNADNGSALLGVSCVDSSTCTAVGFSDSDTGEQALVETFDGVGWSVTPSPQVGTGVAQLSSVACIDATGCVAVGMSAVDSTLVETWDGASWSVAPSANPGTRYNWLLGVGCADADSCAAVGYFQNFDTAAANGSQATATATAAAQAKRTLGEVGSAVPRLRSPGAPAHVVASAANRSATVTWSPAIAHGSKITSYTVRASHGSASVTVRGHRTRATLRGLKNGAKYRFTVTATNAIGPSAPSNPSGAITPS from the coding sequence GCTCACGAGCGTCACGTGCCCGAGCCCCACCGACTGCGTCGCGGTCGGAAACTACGAGCACGACGAGGACGGCACCGTCAGCTATCGAACGCTCATCGAGTCGTGGGACGGTGAGAACTGGTCGGTGGCCGACAGCCCGAACCCGAGTACCTCGGGGAACTACTTGAACTCGGTGAGCTGCGCGAGTGAGTCGAGCTGCGTGGCCGTAGGCCGTTACGAGCGCGGGCGCACGTACGGCACGTTGATCGAGACCTGGGACGGATCGAGCTGGACCGCGACCGCCGGCCCGAACGACGGCGACACCTTCAGGACTCTCCTCGGTGTGTCGTGCGCGAGCGCGACCAGCTGTGTCGCGGTCGGGGAGTACGACGTCGACAACACCCAGGTGACGCTGCTCGACACCTGGGACGGCGAGAGCTGGACCGTCACGCCGACTCCGAACCTCGGCACGACGCTCAACACGCTGACGAGTGTGTCGTGCACGGGCGCGACGAGCTGTGTCGCCGTCGGCTTCTACGCGGACGAGCAGTCTCCCAACCACACGTTGGTCCTGACGTGGGACGGCCTTAGTTGGTCGACGACCCCGAGCCCGAATGCCGACAACGGCAGCGCGCTGCTCGGCGTGTCGTGCGTCGACTCGTCGACCTGCACCGCAGTCGGCTTCTCCGACAGCGATACGGGTGAGCAGGCTCTGGTGGAGACGTTCGACGGCGTGGGTTGGTCGGTGACCCCGAGCCCGCAGGTCGGCACCGGCGTCGCGCAGTTGTCGAGCGTGGCGTGCATCGACGCCACCGGCTGCGTCGCCGTCGGAATGTCGGCGGTCGACTCGACGCTCGTCGAGACCTGGGACGGCGCGAGCTGGTCGGTCGCTCCGAGCGCGAACCCGGGTACCCGGTACAACTGGCTGCTGGGTGTCGGCTGCGCCGATGCCGACTCGTGCGCGGCGGTCGGGTACTTCCAGAACTTCGACACTGCGGCGGCGAACGGATCGCAGGCGACCGCGACCGCGACCGCGGCCGCTCAGGCGAAGCGGACGCTGGGCGAGGTCGGCTCCGCGGTGCCGCGTCTGCGCAGCCCGGGCGCGCCCGCGCACGTGGTCGCGTCGGCGGCGAACCGATCCGCGACGGTCACGTGGTCGCCGGCGATCGCGCACGGGAGCAAGATCACGAGCTACACGGTGCGTGCGTCGCATGGCTCCGCGTCCGTGACCGTTCGGGGGCACCGGACGCGTGCGACGCTGCGCGGCTTGAAGAACGGTGCGAAGTACCGATTCACCGTGACCGCGACGAACGCCATCGGTCCGAGCGCCCCGTCGAATCCATCGGGGGCGATCACGCCGTCGTGA